From the genome of Vicia villosa cultivar HV-30 ecotype Madison, WI unplaced genomic scaffold, Vvil1.0 ctg.002905F_1_1, whole genome shotgun sequence, one region includes:
- the LOC131640035 gene encoding glucan endo-1,3-beta-glucosidase-like translates to MSIIFVLVGILLSSTAVEFTGAQSVGVCYGGNGNNLPTKQAVVDLYKSKGIGKIRLYNPDQGILQALKNSNIEVILGVPNDVLKSLTNAQAATNWVNTNVKPYYPSVKIKYIAVGNEIHADSAEASSVLPALQNIQNAISSSNLGQIKVSTAIDTTLIGKSYPPNDGAFSDGSVGYIRPIINFLVRNSSPLLANVYPYFSYVNNQQSIGLDYALFTKAGKNEVGYQNLFDAILDSIYAALEKVGGSNVKIVVSESGWPSEGGTAASAGNAGTYYGNLIKHAKGGTPKRPNGPIETYLFAMFDENQKPGAEIERHFGLFRPDKSPKYQLSFN, encoded by the exons ATGTCTATCATATTTGTGCTTGTTGGAATATTATTATCTTCCACTGCAGTAGAGTTTACAG GTGCACAATCCGTAGGTGTTTGTTATGGAGGAAATGGAAACAATCTCCCAACAAAGCAAGCAGTGGTAGATTTATACAAATCAAAAGGAATTGGCAAAATCCGCCTATACAATCCAGATCAAGGAATACTTCAAGCCCTAAAAAATTCAAACATAGAAGTAATCCTCGGCGTCCCAAACGACGTTCTTAAATCACTTACAAATGCTCAAGCCGCCACTAATTGGGTCAACACAAACGTAAAACCCTATTATCCAAGTGTCAAAATCAAATACATTGCGGTTGGGAACGAAATTCACGCCGATTCGGCCGAAGCGAGTTCAGTTCTCCCCGCATTGCAAAACATTCAGAATGCGATATCTTCGTCAAATTTAGGCCAGATTAAAGTGTCTACCGCGATAGACACAACTCTAATTGGAAAATCTTACCCACCAAACGACGGTGCTTTTAGCGACGGTTCAGTCGGTTACATAAGGCCTATTATTAACTTTTTAGTTAGAAACAGTTCACCACTTCTTGCTAATGTGTACCCTTATTTCTCATACGTTAATAACCAACAAAGCATAGGTCTTGACTATGCTTTGTTTACAAAAGCAGGGAAAAATGAAGTTGGGTACCAAAATTTGTTTGATGCAATTTTGGACTCAATTTATGCTGCTCTTGAAAAGGTAGGGGGTTCTAATGTGAAGATTGTTGTGTCTGAAAGTGGTTGGCCATCTGAAGGTGGAACTGCAGCTAGTGCTGGAAATGCTGGAACATATTATGGGAATTTGATTAAGCATGCTAAGGGTGGGACTCCTAAGAGGCCTAATGGACCTATTGAGACTTATCTTTTTGCTATGTTTGATGAAAATCAGAAACCAGGTGCTGAAATTGAGAGACACTTTGGACTCTTTAGGCCTGATAAATCACCTAAGTATCAACTAAGTTTCAATTGA